GACTCAGGTCTCAGGCCCACATCCTACTCCAAGAAGCCCAGCCTGCTCAGCCGTGAATGGAGCCAGAGACTCAGGGGTCCAAGTCCGGTTAGGAGTATCAAGCCTCAGATAATCAGAGTTGATTGGACTCTTAAGAATTACTATACCCTACCCTGtcctttgttttctgaggaaactgaagcccagagatggGCAGTGACTTATCCAAGATGCCACAGCACAGGGGACTCGGCTCCATCCTGCTGCTTTCCATCAGATGAGCAATCGTCCTTGACATGAGCTGCTGGTGACATCAGCTCTGCGGGAACTGCAAGCTGATGAGCGGGGTGGGGAGGTGCTGTATGTAgaccagaggagggagaaaggggctggCCAGTCTCCAAGGCTCATAGCTGCTACTCTAGGCTccttggtctccctgcctccactttgCTGGGCTCAGCAGTCCTGGGGGCTCTGGACAGAGGCTGCTGAGCCTCTACTATGGGGTCTTGTCCCTCTGTGCAGCAGCTTTCAACCTGGAAAGGGCCGGGGATGGAGGCAGTAGGGAGACACATCTCTGATCTGGCACAGGTACGGGGTTCCAGTCTCCAGGTCCTGACCCCATTCTAAGAGGCCTTCAGGTTATGCCAGACCCTCACCCCCTCGAGTCAGTTACTGATCCATCCATTCTGTGGAGGAAGACTCCTACAGAAAAGACTTTCCTCCAGGAATACCATTCTTCTTCCTGGACAGGTGGGAGAAGTCCCATTCAATTCCTCTGGCTTCTCCCTCAGATATGTTCTCAGTCTCTCTgggtctttctctttccctctctcctctctctcttgtcctctgCCCCCTatctcccccttctctcccctccatctTGCCTTGCCTGTCCCCTGTTTCCTCCACATTCCCTAACATCTCTTCCAGGAGCAGGACCAGGAAGAGGGGTCACAACCCAGGCACTTCTCtttcccccgccccctcccaaaTGCCTCCTCAGGCCACTGCTGCAGAAAGCACTGCGCAGGGCCACTGGGACCCAGAGAAGCCTCTAATGTTTGTCAGGCTTGCACCCCCATTTGCCCTGTGGGCTAGTTTGGGGGAGGGAACATCtgcagctcagctcagctccagGTCCAGTCCCTAGCCTGTCACGGGGCCACCCCTCCCATGCTACCGCCACACAGTCTGTCTGTGCCTTACAGGCCCCGTCGTGTGTGGACAGGCAGGCTGGCTGGCTGTCCTGACTCTCCAGCTCCCAATCCTATCCCCTACCCCCACCCGGGGGCTCCTAGATCCAGACAAAACTCCAGGCAGACACAGGGGAGCATCAGaaatgctgtttatttctctGCCGCCCCCAGGCTGGCTGGCCTCTTTGGAGGGGCAGGCTACAGATGCATACTTGGAGAGAAAGGCAGGGCAGGTGGCCAGGATGGAGACgcacaggcagagggagggagggtgcatGCGAGGAGGTGGAGGCCCATGCTGGAACCTCCAGTCCTGTCTGAGATGAGCGCAAAGGGACTCCTGAGCCCCCAAGTCATCAGAGAACACCAAGGGACAGCAGGAGCTTAAGCAGGTCACCGAGTGCCTCAGAGCCATGCCAGCCATTGCCCCTACAGTTTATTCCTCTCTCCTGTGCCGTGTCTGCTTCAGGCTACCTCCCTGCCTAGCCCCCCGCTCCCCGCCTTTGCCAGCTTGTCAGTCAGTCCCGGTGCCTGGAGTTCCCTCAGTGAGGCATCTCCCAGTTGGCTGGGGCATCCCCCTGTTAGCATGCCACCCTGACAGGCAGCACGGGCAGTGTGCTCAGTGGCAATTAGCACTGTAGACAGTGGGTTATGGGATCAAATTCTGTACTGGTCACCAGCTTTGAGCAGGTCTAGAAGTTGGGGTGGCAAATATTCCAGAAGAGATGAGAAGGAGAGGTAGGAAGATATGAAGCCCCCATGCAGGCTTCAGGAGTTgccaccctgccccccacctccctacCTCCTTAGAAGGGACATCTGCAGAGTCCGGGGAGGAGTGGGGGCGGCCCTGGgctgctccagcccagccccatgGGGGTGGGGctagaaggaagggaggaggaggaggaggaggctctGGCCCAGTAGGAGCAGGCCTGGGAGTTGCTGCCCACGGACTCCTTCTCCTGCTGCTGCAGCCTCGGGGCCCCTAGCACGGCTGAGGTAGATGATGACCACATTGTCCTCGGGACCCGACGGCTGCACCTCATTGTCAACCGTGTAGCAGCCCTTACCCTCGGCTGCTTTGCCGTGGAACCTACGCCCCAACGCATCCTCGCCACCCTCACCTGGCGTGGCTAGTGCCACATTCACTGAGCTCTCCGCACTGCCCAGTTCATTGGTGGCCAGGCAGCTGTAGGTGCCCTCCTCCAGCTTGCCGAAGTCAGGGATCAGTAGGCTGCCATTGGCAAAGGCCTGGAAGCGTggctggctgctggctgctggggtgCCAGGCAGGGCACGCCCATCAGCACCCACGTTGGGGCTGGTGATGTCCACGGTGCCACCAGGCGTCTGGATGTGCCAGTGAAGCTGGGGGGCTGGCTGCCCATCCACATCACAGTGGAGCGCCAGCACGAAGCCGGGCCGCAGCTCGGCGCCGTCCTGGCTGGGCTGGTAGGTGAGCTGCACCGAGGGCGCTGAGCAGGGCAGCGGCAGCAGGCGGTTCAGTGGGGTGCCCTTGAGCACGTGCGGTGAAGAGCAGGTGACGTTGTCCTGCTCTGGAATGGACACGGCCGTGGTCAGGGCCCACGTCTTGAACCACACGATGCCACAGGTACAGTCGAAGGGGTTGTCGTTGATCTGCAGGTGGGACAGCGCGGTGAGTGGTGTGAAGGTGCCCTCGGCCAGTGTGTGCAAGCGGTTGTGGTTGAGCTGCAGCGAGCGCAGAGCACGGAGGCTGCGGAAGGCATCTCGGGGGATGAAGGTCAGCTCGTTGCTGTCCATCTTGAGCAACTGGAGGGCGCTGAGGTTGTGCAGGTCGCTCCAGGCAAAGTCCGAGATGAGGTTGTGGCTGAGGTCCAGGCTCTTGAGATGGCCCAGAGGGGCCAGGGCACCGGCGGCCACTGTGCGGATCTCATTGTGTGCCAGCCACAGCGACTGCAGCAGGGGCACCTCCCTGAAGGCACCCTCTGGCAAGCCTGGCAGCCGGTTGGCTGAGAGGCTCAACGTGGTCACGTTGGTGGGGAAGCCGGGGGGCACGGCCTCCAGGTCACGGTAGGCGCAGTCGGCAATCTTGAAACCGTACTTCTCCCCACAGTCGCAGGGCTCGGGACAGGTCTGCACCAGGCCCAGGAGGACCGCGCAGCACAGCAGCCGCAGCTCCTGCATCCTACCTCCTGCAGAGAAGGATACGCCACCAAGGTGGCAAGGTCTAAGGTGACCCCAAGGACCTGCAGAGGGCACTCCTTCTTCTCAGGACCCCAGCCCAGAGCTCTTTCCTATCAAAAGGCCCCACCCCACATAATCTAATCCAACTAAGACCCAACACCACCCAGCCTACCACTCCCATtctacagaaggggaaactgaggcccacagaaggGCCAAGACTTGCCCGAGGTCATGCAGCCAGGAGGgtggaagacaggaaggaagaggacCCCAGCTCCTCCTTCAAGCAGAGAGTTCTCCCTGCTTCCGCAGCTCCTAGCTGACTTTATGACTTTAAATCTGTTTTccagccaccccctccccctgcactcTGCAGaacctccctcctgccctcccacatCCTGGCCACAGTCCCTCCCACCAGAGCCCCCCATAGGTATGCTTTGCCCTGGCCCAGACAAGGCCCCTTGTGCAGTGCACACCACCCCCATTAGCCCCCCTCTGGCTCCTACGGGCCGTGACCACAGCAGACACCAGACCCTTTCTACAGAATCACGCCCGTGGCTTGTTCTGTTCAAACTATGCCAGGCAGCTGCCTAAATAAACCCCCACCAGGGACCTCTCAGTTGGCTCTGGCAAAGCTAGTGGCTCAACCCAAATGCTGCTGGGATTTCCGGGGCTGTGGTTGTTAGGGGGACAGATGCCCCCTGGACAGATCCAAGCAAGGGAAGTGTGCCAAGCACCCAAACCAACAGCAAAATGCCCAGGGGAGTGCAGCCCCTGTGCCCAgcaggcctcccctcctcccccgctTACCTTCAAACTACTCTTTCTTAGTCAAGCGGAGCCTCTTCTAAGATGGAACCAAAAAGCAGCAAAGGACAGAGTTAGCCCGGACGGATGGTCTGCAGGGCCAAGGGCACCCAAGGGAAGATGAGGATGCTGGAGGGACAGGCAGCCTGGTCCCACGCCCGCCCGTCCTTGCCAGCCCTTCCCCAGACAGGGTGCCTGGACCCTGTCTGCTGAGAGGAGGCTGCAGGAAGGGAGCCCAGGCAGCACATACACTCCCTCCTTCCAGCAAAACTACTTCTCTGCAGCAACAAGGACCCGTGTTTCATAAGTGACACCAGAAACTTGAGGGGGAAAAGATGCCaaattttttgagtttttttcctctctctctcactcactttTAGCTGCTTCAACTTCCTTAAAGACACAGCGCTAGCTGGACAGGACCCAAGAAAAGATGGGCCAGCAGGGTTTTTATGGGGGAAGGGTGAGAAATGGAATCTCATAGAAGGTGGGAGACTTCCAACTCCATACaagaaaaaggggggggggggggggttctccAAGCGGGGGCCGTATGAGTGatggtgcatgtgtgtgcatgtgcaagtGTGGGTGTGACGACTCTCGATGAGttcatatgtgtgtttgtgtggatGTGGTGTGAGACCATGTGTGTGaatctgtgtgtgtttgggaacatttgtgtgtgtgtgcttgtgtaggTGTGAGactgtgtgttggtgtgtgtctttctctctgtgttcgtgagtgtgtgtttgtgtgtagaagtgagtgtgtgtctgtgtgtctgtgagggtgacGGGTGTGTTTCAATGAAAAGCTGACAAGGCCAAAGTGTATGAAACACGCACCAGGCCCCAGCGCCTCAGTGACAAGCCAAAATGTTAAGCCTGTTTTTGTAAGAAAAGACATCCTCCCGCCCTGCTCGCCTGTGTCAGGCCCGCCTGCTGGCTCTGAGGCCGGGCTGCCCTAAACACGTGCTGTTGTCCAGGGAGGTCTCAAGGCACCAGGGCTGCAGACACGGCCCTGGCTCCCCACtgtgctgggtggggagggaccagggaggcaggcaggcagctcgAGACAGGAACCAGTTGTGCTTTGGTTTCCCCGTGGGGATTCTGAGACACCCAGGCTCACAGAGATGGTTCCCTCACCCAGGAATGCCCACCTGGCAGGCAGAGGTGAGGTTGAGGGACCTCAGTCCCTCTGGAATATTCTCTCTGTGGCCTCCCTCAGTGCCTGAAATCTCATCATTGGTGCTGCATGTCTGAGAAGGCAGCAGTGCTCTCTGGGGTCCACTGTCCCAACTCTAACTGTGCCGAAGGCCCATATGCCTCCAGGGTGAGGATATCTGATCCTTTTTTCCCAAACAGGAGGGCCCAGGGGAGTGGgaatggggagaagaaagaagccCAAGACAAGAGAACTGGAGGAGACCCTGAGAAGTGGGGGAGCCCGAGCAGAGCACTGTAGACTGGTGACTTTGCCCTCCACCCTATGAGCCTATGCACAGCTCCTCAGTCCCCTCCCGCAAGCCTCCTATTCCTTCTGTCTGTATGCTTGGCTAAATTCTGCTCACCACTCAATTTACCCTCTTGGCAAGGCCAAGGACAAATAGGTATCTTTTTTGGCTGAACGCATCCTTGGGGAACCCCCATCCCAGCTCACTACATCCTCATTCTGCAGTCACCAAGCAAGGTTGCAGAAGTCCTGGGAAGCACGGTGTGCTCCCTGCAAAACACCCCGGTCTGATGCTGAGGATATTCTTATAGTCTAACTGAGCTCCCTCCTACTGCAGCTGAAGCCCTGTCTGGCATTATCATTATTATGCTGGAGAATTTATGGGAAAAGTCCTGAATTTGGTGGGTCAACCAGAGGCCAGAAGAACGCACATCCAGAGTTCAGTAAACCAGAGGGGAGACTCAGCAACCTCATTGCCAGTCAGGGAGGGTTTCCTAGTGGAGGaggcctctctgtgcttctgcacAGCCCATATACCACCTCGCCCTTGCAAGGGCCATGCCACCTCCGAGGTGCTCTGGGGAGCTCACGGTCTCCACACCACCGCCACCTCCAAAGCACACCAGGATCAGAGGGCAAAGATCCTCGccagccctctgcccctcctgctg
This genomic stretch from Equus quagga isolate Etosha38 unplaced genomic scaffold, UCLA_HA_Equagga_1.0 153_RagTag, whole genome shotgun sequence harbors:
- the LOC124233116 gene encoding immunoglobulin superfamily containing leucine-rich repeat protein isoform X2, whose translation is MQELRLLCCAVLLGLVQTCPEPCDCGEKYGFKIADCAYRDLEAVPPGFPTNVTTLSLSANRLPGLPEGAFREVPLLQSLWLAHNEIRTVAAGALAPLGHLKSLDLSHNLISDFAWSDLHNLSALQLLKMDSNELTFIPRDAFRSLRALRSLQLNHNRLHTLAEGTFTPLTALSHLQINDNPFDCTCGIVWFKTWALTTAVSIPEQDNVTCSSPHVLKGTPLNRLLPLPCSAPSVQLTYQPSQDGAELRPGFVLALHCDVDGQPAPQLHWHIQTPGGTVDITSPNVGADGRALPGTPAASSQPRFQAFANGSLLIPDFGKLEEGTYSCLATNELGSAESSVNVALATPGEGGEDALGRRFHGKAAEGKGCYTVDNEVQPSGPEDNVVIIYLSRARGPEAAAAGEGVRGQQLPGLLLLGQSLLLLLLPSF
- the LOC124233116 gene encoding immunoglobulin superfamily containing leucine-rich repeat protein isoform X1; the protein is MTSGGRMQELRLLCCAVLLGLVQTCPEPCDCGEKYGFKIADCAYRDLEAVPPGFPTNVTTLSLSANRLPGLPEGAFREVPLLQSLWLAHNEIRTVAAGALAPLGHLKSLDLSHNLISDFAWSDLHNLSALQLLKMDSNELTFIPRDAFRSLRALRSLQLNHNRLHTLAEGTFTPLTALSHLQINDNPFDCTCGIVWFKTWALTTAVSIPEQDNVTCSSPHVLKGTPLNRLLPLPCSAPSVQLTYQPSQDGAELRPGFVLALHCDVDGQPAPQLHWHIQTPGGTVDITSPNVGADGRALPGTPAASSQPRFQAFANGSLLIPDFGKLEEGTYSCLATNELGSAESSVNVALATPGEGGEDALGRRFHGKAAEGKGCYTVDNEVQPSGPEDNVVIIYLSRARGPEAAAAGEGVRGQQLPGLLLLGQSLLLLLLPSF